Part of the Lolium rigidum isolate FL_2022 chromosome 6, APGP_CSIRO_Lrig_0.1, whole genome shotgun sequence genome, CAAAATACACAAGATCTAGGTCCTTGAGCGCCGCATCGTTCCGCAGCTCAGAAATGTACTCCTGAATCAAATGGACACAGATTGTGAGCATCACCAGTGATGTAACAGCTAAATTAGAAGACGAGAGGATATATTACACGATATGCAAAAGAAGCTAAACGAAGAGTCATATGGGGAAAATCTGTTGCAATTCTCAATGCTTGCCTCCATCCTGTAGTATCCATAACGCTCCACTGAAGTGCAAAGAAGTAAATAATCTGGTGCTTCACCATACATGTGTATATGACTAATGTGAATATAGTTCATGATTTTCTGTAGGGCATACTTACCTCCACAGACCTTTCATCCAGATGTACAAATTTTCCAATCCACTGTTGCAAGATAGAAGTCTATCAGTGTTTAGATAATAAAGCCACTGGTAATATTTCAAATTCCAACATCTTGTTCACATGACATATACCTTGATTTTCTTTGATATTTCTCCATAGTACTTGACATAAACAGCATCCATTTCATATGTATGGTAACGATCATGGTACTCATCGGCATTGAGGTACTCTGATTCAATCCTACCAGGCATCTACAAAAAAAGACAAGAATTAGAT contains:
- the LOC124663193 gene encoding uncharacterized protein LOC124663193, which encodes MVKHQIIYFFALQWSVMDTTGWRQALRIATDFPHMTLRLASFAYREYISELRNDAALKDLDLVYFEIWRLVVKDNKSYMDAVKLVHETEKFHMHKRTMEAELTGAPVFVTLKHRASCSLY